A stretch of Impatiens glandulifera unplaced genomic scaffold, dImpGla2.1, whole genome shotgun sequence DNA encodes these proteins:
- the LOC124917042 gene encoding LRR receptor-like serine/threonine-protein kinase ERECTA — protein sequence MESSLYTKFSFGFSMFGRKTRSGDMSFHILLFLVLVLVLPHSWFNSGLVKADDETVLLEIKKSFRDVDNVLYDWTSSSSGDHCVWRGVICDNVTFTIVALNLSSLNLDGEISPAIGSLKNLESIDLRGNRLSGQIPDEIGDCSNLKNLDLSCNGLYGDIPFSISKLKQLENLVLKNNQLTGPIPSTLSQIPNLKILDLAQNNLTGEIPRLIYWNEVLQYLGLRGNNLVGTLSEDMCQLTGLWFFDVRNNSLTGEIPSNIGNCTSFQVLDLSYNHLTGEIPFNIGFLQVATLSLQSNKLSGQIPYVIGLMQALAVLDLSCNMLSGSIPAILGNLTYTEKLYLHGNQLSGSIPPELGLMSKLHYLELNDNKLTGHIPPELGKLTELFDLNVANNLLEGSIPENLSSCTNLNSLNVYKNRLNGTIPLAFEKLESMTNLNLSSNYLKGPIPIELSRIGNLDTLDLSNNIITGPIPSSIGDLEHLLRLNLSSNNLDGFIPAEFGNLRSVMEIDVSNNHLSGPIPSELALLQNLFLLQAENNSLSGDVSSLVGCLSLAVLNVSYNNLNGVIPTGNNFSRFSSESFMGNPGLCGYWLDSQCHVPHATTERVVISKAAILGIALGALVILLMILVAVCWPHNHPTPFPDGSFHKPVAYSTPKLVILHMNMALHVYEDIMRMTENLSEKYIIGCGASSTVYKCVLKNCRPVAIKKIYSHYPQYLKEFETELETVGSIKHRNLVSLQGYSLSPMGNLLFYDYIENGSLWDLLHGSSKRKKLSWITRIQIAMGAAQGLAYLHHDCSPRIIHRDVKSSNILLDKDFEAHLTDFGIAKSLGTSKTHTSTYVMGTIGYIDPEYARTSRLTEKSDVYSYGIVLLELLTGRKAVDDECNLLSLILAKAANNAVMETVDPEITATCKDATAIKKLFQLALLCTKRQPSDRPTMHEVVRVLESLTPDENPKMCAPVAPFPLLPSKVPSYIDEYANIKTPHLVNCSSMSTSDAQLFLKFGEVISQNSH from the exons ATGGAATCATCTCTATATACGAAATTCTCATTTGGGTTTTCGATGTTTGGCCGGAAAACTCGTTCCGGCGACATGTCCTTTCATATTCTGCTgtttcttgttcttgttcttgttcttccTCACAGTTGGTTTAACTCCGGTTTAGTGAAAGCGGATGATG AAACAGTTTTATTGGAGATTAAGAAATCGTTTAGGGATGTTGATAATGTATTGTACGACTGGACTTCTTCTTCCTCCGGGGATCATTGCGTTTGGAGAGGTGTTATCTGTGATAATGTCACATTCACCATCGTTGCACT TAATCTCTCGAGTTTAAATCTTGATGGTGAAATCTCACCTGCAATTGGAAGTCTTAAAAACCTAGAATCTAT TGATCTAAGGGGTAACCGTCTCTCCGGTCAGATACCCGATGAAATCGGCGATTGTTCGAATCTGAAAAACTT GGATTTATCGTGTAATGGGTTATATGGCGATATACCTTTTTCGATTTCTAAGTTGAAACAACTCGAAAATCT ggttttgaagAACAATCAATTGACAGGTCCTATACCTTCTACCTTGTCTCAGATTCCAAACTTAAAAATCTT AGATTTGGCTCAGAACAATCTGACTGGAGAGATACCAAGGCTAATTTATTGGAATGAAGTCCTACAATATCT GGGATTGCGCGGTAACAATTTGGTTGGAACTTTATCAGAAGATATGTGTCAGCTAACCGGATTGTGGTTCTT TGATGTGAGAAATAACAGTTTGACGGGTGAAATTCCTTCTAACATTGGGAATTGCACTTCTTTCCAAGTCTT GGATTTGTCCTACAACCATCTGACTGGAGAGATTCCATTTAACATTGGGTTCTTGCAAGTTGCAACCCT ATCATTGCAAAGTAACAAGCTTTCGGGTCAAATCCCATATGTCATTGGTTTAATGCAAGCTTTAGCTGTTCT AGATCTAAGCTGCAATATGCTGAGTGGATCTATTCCTGCAATTCTGGGTAATTTGACATATACCGAGAAATT ATACCTTCACGGGAATCAGCTGAGTGGTTCTATTCCTCCAGAACTCGGATTGATGTCGAAGCTCCATTACTT GGAATTAAATGATAATAAGCTGACAGGACATATTCCTCCAGAGCTAGGAAAGTTAACTGAATTGTTTGATTT AAATGTTGCTAACAACTTACTCGAAGGCTCAATCCCCGAGAATCTTAGCTCGTGCACAAATCTTAATAGCCT AAATGTGTACAAGAACAGATTGAATGGAACCATTCCTCTTGCGTTTGAGAAGCTCGAAAGCATGACTAATCT AAATCTTTCTTCAAATTACCTCAAAGGACCCATTCCAATTGAACTTTCACGAATTGGAAACTTGGATACGCT GGATTTATCCAACAATATAATTACTGGTCCAATTCCATCTTCAATCGGGGATTTGGAACATCTTCTTAGACT GAACTTAAGCAGTAACAATTTGGATGGGTTTATACCGGCTGAATTTGGAAATCTGAGAAGTGTTATGGAAAT CGATGTTTCGAATAATCATCTTTCCGGCCCCATTCCATCAGAGCTTGCTCTGCTTCAGAATCTTTTCTTATT GCAAGCCGAAAACAATTCCTTGTCTGGAGATGTTAGTTCTTTGGTTGGTTGTCTAAGCCTCGCAGTATT AAATGTATCGTATAACAATCTTAATGGAGTTATCCCCACCGGAAATAACTTCTCGAGGTTCTCATCCGAAAG TTTTATGGGTAATCCCGGTCTCTGTGGCTATTGGCTTGATTCTCAATGTCACGTCCCACATGCAACAACCGAGAGAG TTGTAATATCGAAAGCGGCGATATTGGGGATTGCATTGGGAGCTCTTGTGATTCTCCTTATGATCTTAGTAGCCGTTTGTTGGCCTCACAATCATCCAACTCCTTTTCCTGACGGATCGTTTCATAAACCAG TGGCTTATTCAACGCCAAAGCTCGTAATCCTCCACATGAACATGGCACTTCACGTTTACGAGGATATAATGAGAATGACGGAGAATCTGAGCGAGAAATACATAATAGGTTGTGGGGCATCAAGCACGGTTTACAAATGCGTATTAAAGAATTGCAGGCCTGTTGCTATTAAAAAGATCTACTCTCATTACCCGCAGTATTTAAAAGAGTTCGAAACTGAGCTCGAAACTGTGGGAAGCATCAAGCATAGGAATCTTGTCAGCCTTCAAGGTTATTCATTGTCTCCAATGGGAAACTTGCTGTTTTATGATTACATTGAAAATGGCAGCCTCTGGGATCTTCTTCATG gATCTTCGAAAAGGAAGAAACTCAGCTGGATCACTCGAATTCAGATAGCAATGGGTGCAGCTCAAGGGCTTGCATACCTTCATCACGACTGTAGCCCAAGGATAATCCATCGAGATGTGAAATCGTCTAATATTTTACTCGACAAAGATTTCGAGGCCCATTTAACTGACTTTGGAATTGCAAAAAGCTTAGGCACATCCAAGACCCACACTTCTACTTACGTAATGGGTACAATCGGTTACATAGACCCTGAATATGCCCGAACTTCTCGTTTAACTGAAAAATCTGACGTTTATAGCTATGGAATTGTCCTTCTTGAGCTTCTGACGGGTCGAAAAGCTGTGGATGATGAATGCAACCTCCTTAGTCTA ATCTTGGCAAAGGCAGCAAACAATGCAGTAATGGAAACAGTTGATCCAGAAATAACTGCTACATGTAAAGATGCAACTGCAATTAAGAAACTATTCCAACTCGCACTTCTTTGTACTAAAAGACAGCCATCCGACAGGCCAACAATGCACGAAGTGGTTAGGGTTCTTGAGAGTTTGACGCCTGACGAGAATCCGAAGATGTGTGCTCCTGTTGCGCCGTTTCCACTCCTACCGTCAAAGGTACCGTCTTACATAGACGAATACGCAAATATTAAGACGCCACATTTGGTTAACTGCTCATCTATGAGCACATCAGATGCTCAGCTGTTTCTCAAGTTTGGAGAGGTTATTTCTCAGAACAGTCACTGA